The nucleotide sequence ACAGAGAAACCTACACAGGCGGATATTACCTCAAGACatctataacaacaacaacaacaacaacaacaacaacaacaataacaacgacccagtgaaatctcactagtggggtctggggagggtagtgtgtacgcagaccttaaccCTACCTCGAAGGAATAGAGAGGTCTGAGGTTCCTAGTAATTTTTAGTAAAAAGAATTACCAGAAAACAGGAATATCCAATTGGTTGTACTAAAGGATCAATTTATAAACATCTCGTTGAAAACTACAATCCTTTTTTGGCAAAAAACAAAGGTAGAGGTCATATCGACTGCAGTAGCTGTGCTCATTAGGATCATGACTGGCTTGAAGACTTTCAAGCAGCTGGAATCATCTAGTTATTTACGCTGCTGTACCATCATGCACCCAAAGACGAACAGGTGGTGTTATATACCATGAGAAGGTTGTAGTGGTCCCTGAACAATGTGCAGCAGAAAGCTCAGCAGAAAATCGATCTGTTGGTCTGGACAAAATTCCATCACTGACTAGGTTCAACTAAAGCAGGGGTAATTTGTCTTTGAAATCTTAAGAGCCTGATAAGATGGTGCTCTTGAGCAGATATGTGGTGGGAAGGGGTATATAGACATGTCAACCGTTGATGCCGATACTTCTTCAAAGATTAGTGAGGTTGGAATTGCATGTGGGAATATTAATTCTTGACTTGTTTTACACTAGAGCTGAAGCAGTGTACTATCAGAAGTCAAGTTTATGATGAATACTGCACATATTAGAACAGCAAAGAATTAGTAAGTTGAAGTGAAATACTAATAGTGAATGATTACAGGCCATTACATCAAAGGGTGGTTGTCTTGTTGAAGCTCCAGTTTCAAGGAGCAAAAAGCCAGCTGAAGATGGCCAACTAGTAATTCTAGCAGCTGGGGACaaggtaatatatatactattattTAGCTGTTTAATGGAACAACACTCTTATTATCTTTGGTTTGATCCAAACTGGAGCTTGTGAAAAGCAACAAGCCTTGGATTCTTATTAGACTTAGAGGCCTTGAATATGTGTTCCTTGAAGTAATTGAGTTCTGCTATGCTCTCCTTAATGTCATCCATAGCTCTATGCTTGCTTTCCTTTTTAGGAGCCTTTTTGCTATTGGAAACCAACGAACACACAATGCCTTGACACTGCTGACATCAACTAGTACATGTGAAAAAAGACTAGCCAGATTTGGCATGTATttcttcaaaaattgaaaattcacGTAGACTGAATTTCCTGCTAGTAATGGTGTATATGTGCCAATGTTTCTCTTGACAAATTCAATAACCTGTTTCTCAGCTTCTTCTTCAGTGACCATACTCTTAAGCAATTTGTCAAGACATCTATAAATGGCCTAATTATTTAAAACCTCTCATTCGCCCTATCGCCAACataatatattaaaaaaagaTGCATACCCAGCATTTGTGTAATTCCTTGCACACGCTGCTTATAAAAGTGCACCTTGCCAGTATTTTTTGGCTTCCCTAAGCATCTAAACTTGGTTTGACAACTAGGACAGAGAAAAGAGAGCACAGCTCTATAAAATCAATAATTCATTGATAACCATAAACACCATCTATAAAGCAGATGTGCAGCAGAACAAATTCTTAAAATGGACTGACCTTGGCGTTCTCCAAGTGTCTTATAGCTTCTTCCTGAGAAGAAGAATTCATAAACAATTGTATGCAACAAAGCCCAGCTGCCACATGATCCTTCCTTGTCACCTCATCATCATCATGCAATCTAAAAATACACAGGACGGAGACATGGCATTAGTATATACAGAAAATGGAAGCAAATCGACTAGGGCAGCCTATCAGAGAATATGATCAAATTCTGGAGTGAAGCCTGTGGAAAAACAGAAAGATTGAGCTTCTTGAAGTTTACCAAAGCACCTAAACTAAGAAACCAGGTAATAAAGTTAACATTTAAGAGAAAACAAAAGGAGAATCAGCTTTAGAAATTTAATAAAGTTAAATAAACAGAGGACAGAGAGACCTACACAGGCATATATTTCCTCAAGACATCTATAAATGGCCTAATTATTTAAAACCTCTCATTCTCCCTAtctccaacataatatattaaaaaaagaTGCACACCCAGCAGGTTACTGACCTTACTATTATGAGGTTACATCATAAAAACCAATATCGTCGTCATCATCATCTGTGATATCGACTTCATCGTCATTAGTACTATTATTACCTTCATTCCCCTCATTCTCCTCATGATCACTGATGTACTCTACCATTGTGTCATCCTCTTCGTCAGAATTTTCTTCGTCATAACCAACTTCATGTTCTGTTTGAGCCTCCAATTCAATTACATATGCATCTAGGGTAACCGAATCAACATCATCTCTATGTAGTTGACTCAACATATTATCCGTATCATTGACAATTGAATTACTTTCAAGTGAAACATCTTGATATACTTCATCATTTGTTTCGCCATTTCCTGTCTCTGAATTTTGCATCTCTGGCACATCATATAAGTGTCTATCTTGAAATTTTAGGACAATTCGCCAATTTTCTCCCAATTTCGGATCATCAATATAAAATACTTGCCTTGCTTGAGTAGCTAGTACAAAAGAATCATGTTCATACCAAAATCTATTAACATTGATGCTcgtaagatttttatctttttgcaTCCCTGTCTTCTTGCGAAGATCAAACCACTTGCATTTAAATAGCAGAACTGGATTGCCATTAAGATACTCTAACTCAATCATGTCAGTTATAATACCATAAAAATCAATCACCTCATTTTCGTGATAGCCTTCAACAACTAGACCGCAATTTTGACTTTTACGTAGTTCATCGCGTCTTTGAATATGGTACCTAACACCATTTACAGTACACCCATTATATGTTCTTCCACGTACATCAGGTCCTATTGCCAAAGGATATAACTGATTGATAGACACAGACTTTTCCTTATTATATAATTGCATAATCTACAATGAAAAAATTATTACTTTTAATTAGTAAAGAGGAAAACAAATTAGAATTTAAACACATTAAGATGATTCTTATCTTAAAAAGTTACTTACTTTCCTTTTGAACCATAAAGGAAATTGTTCTCTATGTTTCTCTTTTATATTCACAACAACTTGCTTAATCAACTCTTCTTTATGCTCCCTGCAAAATAAATTACTTATAAATTATttaaaacagaaaaataaaaatagagagaAAAATAACATACCGAAGAAAAGGTTCTACTTCTTCGCAATTATTCAACACATACCACCGAGCCATATCGAAATCATTCTTTGGTATGATATCATAGTTTCCATCTCCAAATGGTCTAACACTCTTTGAGAATATGTCCAGAACAACTTCATCTTTGTTACTAGATCCATTATCATTTCGATCTTCACGATTAAATCTAGTTTCGATGCCAGTAAGATACATAGAGCAAAATGTCAAACATTCATCAATAAGATAGCCTTCTGCAATAGAACCTTCTGGTCGTGCCTTGTTTCGCACATAATGCTTAAGCTTGCACAAAAATCTTTCAATTTTGTACATCCAACGATATTGTACTGGTCCCCCATACATAGCCTCTCGTGGTAAATGCACAGCCAAATGTACCATAACATCAAAGAAAGCAGGTGGAAAGATCATCTCAAGCTTACACAATATTAAAATTATGTCCTCTTCTAGTTGTTCTAAGTCATCTTTTCTCAAAGTCTTGCAACATAATCGTTGAAAGAAATCGCCTAACTCAATCAATGCTGAAGAGACATCTTTATTTACAAATCCACGAATAGCAATAGGCAGCAGTCGTTGTAACAAAACATGATGGTCATGACTTTTGAGTCCAGTTATCTTatcatcatcctcatttacaCGCCGTGAGATATTTGAAGCATAACCATCAGGAAATTTAActgattttaaaaatttatagaactcctttttttcactttttgacATATTACAACAAGCAGCTGGCATTTGTATAACTAGAACCATTATCTTGTAACCATAGTTCTTTTCTTATGTTCATATCCTTAAGATCTTGTCTTGCTTTATATGTATCCTTAGTTTTCCCTTCAAGACTCAGTATTGTCCCCAAAATATTCTCGCAAATGTTCTTTTCTATGTGCATGATATCTAAATTGTGCCGCAACTTCAAGCTCTTCCAATATGGCAACTCAAATAAAATACTTCCCCTCACCCAATTCAACTCTTCAGGAAGACgttttcttttcttattattGGGGTGCTTTCCTAGTCTATAAGTACTAAGAAAATCCAATTGTTGTAAGACATCATCTCCTGAGAGCTCTTTTGGTTTCAATCTTTTTTCTATCTTAACATCAAATTTTTTGCTTCTTCTCCATGTGTGCTTAGGGTCAAGATACCGGCGATGATCCATGTAACATATTTTACTTCTTAACTTGTGTGAAGGTGCATCTTTATTGCAAGTAGGACATGCCATGTATCCCTTAGTACTCCATCCGGATAAATTACCTAATccataataaataatatatgtgCACATTAGTTTATATTCCTAAACTATACAAAAATTACTTACAAATAGTATACTAGTAAAACTTATACAAAATCTTCTATTTAACAATTATTTAGACATCTTGGACAGTAAGGAGTTTAAGAACTTACCATAAGCTGGAAAATCATTTATGGTCCATATAACAGCAGCATGCATCTTGAAGGACTCCCCTGTTGATGCATCAAATGTATCTACACCTTCACTCCATAACTCATTCAATTCATCAACCAAAGGACGCAAATAAACATCAATATCCTTCCCTGGTGCTTGAGGACCAGGAATAAGCAATGACATTAACATAAATGGATCCTTAAAACATTTCCAAGGAGGAAGATTATAAGGAACTAGAATGACAGGCCACATACTATAAGTTGTGCTCATGTTACCAAATAGATTAAAACCATCGGTTGCAAGGCCGAGTCTAATATTCCGAGGTTCTTGGGCAAACCACTGATGATTCTTGTCAAATTCTTTCCACTCTTCAGAATCAGCAGGATGCCTCAATACATTTGGCTCATCAAGACGTTTTTCTTTATGCCATCTCATGTCCTCACTTGTTTTTCTTGACATAAATAACCTTTGAAGTCTCGGCTTTAATGGAAAATATCGCAAGACTTTATGAGGAATCTTT is from Nicotiana tabacum cultivar K326 chromosome 18, ASM71507v2, whole genome shotgun sequence and encodes:
- the LOC107829616 gene encoding uncharacterized protein LOC107829616 isoform X1 → MVLVIQMPAACCNMSKSEKKEFYKFLKSVKFPDGYASNISRRVNEDDDKITGLKSHDHHVLLQRLLPIAIRGFVNKDVSSALIELGDFFQRLCCKTLRKDDLEQLEEDIILILCKLEMIFPPAFFDVMVHLAVHLPREAMYGGPVQYRWMYKIERFLCKLKHYVRNKARPEGSIAEGYLIDECLTFCSMYLTGIETRFNREDRNDNGSSNKDEVVLDIFSKSVRPFGDGNYDIIPKNDFDMARWYVLNNCEEVEPFLREHKEELIKQVVVNIKEKHREQFPLWFKRKIMQLYNKEKSVSINQLYPLAIGPDVRGRTYNGCTVNGVRYHIQRRDELRKSQNCGLVVEGYHENEVIDFYGIITDMIELEYLNGNPVLLFKCKWFDLRKKTGMQKDKNLTSINVNRFWYEHDSFVLATQARQVFYIDDPKLGENWRIVLKFQDRHLYDVPEMQNSETGNGETNDEVYQDVSLESNSIVNDTDNMLSQLHRDDVDSVTLDAYVIELEAQTEHEVGYDEENSDEEDDTMVEYISDHEENEGNEGNNSTNDDEVDITDDDDDDIGFYDVTS
- the LOC107829616 gene encoding uncharacterized protein LOC107829616 isoform X2, with translation MVLVIQMPAACCNMSKSEKKEFYKFLKSVKFPDGYASNISRRVNEDDDKITGLKSHDHHVLLQRLLPIAIRGFVNKDVSSALIELGDFFQRLCCKTLRKDDLEQLEEDIILILCKLEMIFPPAFFDVMVHLAVHLPREAMYGGPVQYRWMYKIERFLCKLKHYVRNKARPEGSIAEGYLIDECLTFCSMYLTGIETRFNREDRNDNGSSNKDEVVLDIFSKSVRPFGDGNYDIIPKNDFDMARWEHKEELIKQVVVNIKEKHREQFPLWFKRKIMQLYNKEKSVSINQLYPLAIGPDVRGRTYNGCTVNGVRYHIQRRDELRKSQNCGLVVEGYHENEVIDFYGIITDMIELEYLNGNPVLLFKCKWFDLRKKTGMQKDKNLTSINVNRFWYEHDSFVLATQARQVFYIDDPKLGENWRIVLKFQDRHLYDVPEMQNSETGNGETNDEVYQDVSLESNSIVNDTDNMLSQLHRDDVDSVTLDAYVIELEAQTEHEVGYDEENSDEEDDTMVEYISDHEENEGNEGNNSTNDDEVDITDDDDDDIGFYDVTS